From one Bacillus sp. FJAT-42376 genomic stretch:
- a CDS encoding MOSC domain-containing protein, with the protein MRIEYVSKGKPAERIDHKGKPYLSGIHKEQTNHLEVSAERVTGDDVANHTYHGGLDRVLCVYPYEHYTFWEKEFGKPLLKSAFGENLTVSGMKEIDVCIGDQYKIGSVLTEVSQGRYPCVTINRRTGNDQLLSRIIETGYTGYFLRIIEPGTIKPADSIQLAKRVTSITVADIHHTFFHNRSDSESILKILELEPLAADWHRKFEALAERSGKGI; encoded by the coding sequence ATGAGAATTGAATATGTAAGCAAAGGGAAACCGGCAGAACGCATCGATCATAAAGGGAAACCTTACCTTTCAGGTATTCATAAGGAACAAACCAATCATCTGGAAGTATCAGCTGAAAGGGTGACGGGTGATGATGTAGCAAACCATACCTATCACGGAGGACTGGACCGCGTTCTTTGTGTATATCCTTATGAGCACTACACGTTTTGGGAAAAGGAATTCGGAAAACCGCTGCTGAAATCGGCTTTCGGAGAAAATTTAACGGTATCGGGCATGAAGGAAATAGACGTGTGCATCGGAGATCAATACAAAATAGGATCCGTACTCACAGAAGTATCCCAAGGGCGCTATCCATGTGTGACTATTAATCGGAGAACAGGTAACGACCAGCTGCTCTCAAGAATAATCGAAACCGGCTATACCGGGTACTTCTTAAGGATCATTGAACCCGGGACTATTAAACCTGCTGATTCCATTCAGCTGGCCAAACGGGTTACTTCCATTACCGTCGCGGATATTCACCATACCTTTTTTCATAACCGCAGTGACTCGGAAAGCATTCTGAAAATATTAGAGCTCGAACCTCTTGCAGCGGATTGGCACAGGAAATTCGAAGCCCTCGCAGAACGTTCCGGAAAAGGAATCTGA
- a CDS encoding methyl-accepting chemotaxis protein — MKKTQKNVKSVRKILVTGFGFLIGLSVLLAVLNFASIYKTKMDTERIVNVETASLILSEKLSYNLAQQASTIRAYFLYDSPSYKDEYEKLKKEGESLQKDLLAASDNPEIRSLIKKTADWHKLLEDDVISRYEGGFKIQAVQNLSKEPQTISNELIKDYMSMANEREKQIMNSGIQIIRGGEVTSIVILVFSFLIAGAGLFIAFRTSKIIARPISQLTKKMNEIASGVLKRDTLPSNNKNELGTLIDSANAMNLTLLTLVGEIKSAAGEIEHQSGKLQTSSIQVKEGSEQIASTMQELTLGAESQAESAADMAENMGHFLDKMGESAAGGELAAKSAGEVLRETKNGRSLMTQSIEDMNRIYEVMKTSVSKVAGLDEQSRKISKLMEVIQSVADQTNLLSLNAAIEAARAGEHGKGFAVVADEVRKLAEQVSHSVDDIDAIVNSVRSETGAVALDLKTGYEQVLKGKTSIEKTGHSFEIIHEKVEEVSSGITLISSRLDDLLERGRNMDDAISNIASVSEEAAAGIEQTAAAAEQANGTMEMVRENSIHLSGLSEKLALSVNQFKH, encoded by the coding sequence ATGAAAAAGACACAGAAAAATGTGAAGAGTGTTCGGAAAATACTGGTGACCGGTTTTGGATTTCTGATTGGATTAAGTGTACTGCTTGCCGTACTTAATTTTGCGAGCATCTATAAAACCAAAATGGACACAGAACGAATTGTGAATGTGGAGACTGCTTCTTTAATTTTAAGTGAAAAGCTCTCATACAATTTAGCCCAGCAGGCTTCTACAATCCGGGCGTATTTCCTATATGACAGCCCATCTTATAAGGACGAGTATGAAAAACTGAAAAAAGAAGGGGAGTCCCTGCAGAAAGATTTGCTTGCTGCAAGCGACAATCCTGAGATTCGGTCGCTGATCAAAAAGACCGCAGACTGGCATAAGCTCCTGGAAGACGATGTTATTTCCCGGTATGAGGGAGGCTTCAAAATACAGGCTGTACAAAATCTGTCAAAAGAGCCTCAAACCATTTCCAATGAGCTGATCAAAGATTATATGAGCATGGCAAATGAACGTGAAAAGCAAATTATGAACTCCGGTATCCAAATCATCCGCGGCGGTGAAGTGACATCGATTGTTATTCTCGTTTTCTCGTTCCTGATTGCCGGCGCCGGACTATTTATTGCTTTCAGAACATCTAAAATTATAGCCCGTCCCATTTCTCAGCTGACGAAGAAGATGAATGAAATTGCTTCAGGCGTATTAAAGCGGGACACGCTGCCATCGAACAATAAAAATGAATTAGGGACACTCATTGACTCTGCCAATGCCATGAATTTGACTCTTTTAACGCTTGTGGGCGAGATTAAATCTGCCGCTGGCGAAATTGAACATCAAAGCGGCAAGCTTCAGACTTCATCCATTCAGGTCAAGGAAGGCAGTGAACAAATAGCTTCTACGATGCAGGAATTGACGCTCGGAGCAGAAAGCCAGGCCGAGTCTGCCGCAGACATGGCGGAAAATATGGGCCATTTTCTCGACAAAATGGGTGAATCAGCTGCAGGAGGAGAACTGGCAGCCAAGTCTGCCGGAGAAGTTTTGCGTGAAACCAAAAACGGAAGGAGTTTAATGACTCAATCCATAGAAGACATGAACCGCATTTATGAGGTCATGAAAACTTCGGTTTCAAAGGTAGCAGGATTAGACGAGCAGTCAAGAAAAATTTCGAAGCTCATGGAAGTCATCCAATCGGTCGCCGATCAGACGAATTTACTCTCGCTCAATGCCGCCATCGAGGCCGCGCGTGCTGGTGAACATGGAAAAGGTTTTGCCGTTGTTGCGGATGAGGTAAGAAAACTTGCAGAACAGGTATCCCATTCTGTAGATGATATTGATGCCATTGTAAACAGTGTCCGATCGGAAACCGGGGCAGTGGCTCTCGATTTAAAAACCGGATATGAGCAAGTGTTAAAAGGTAAAACATCGATCGAGAAGACAGGCCATTCCTTTGAAATCATTCATGAAAAGGTGGAAGAGGTCTCATCGGGAATCACCCTGATTTCCAGCAGGCTCGACGACCTCCTCGAAAGGGGCAGGAATATGGATGATGCGATTTCCAATATTGCAAGCGTTTCTGAAGAAGCGGCGGCAGGAATCGAGCAAACAGCAGCAGCAGCGGAACAGGCAAACGGAACAATGGAAATGGTAAGAGAAAATTCAATCCATCTATCAGGCCTTTCTGAGAAACTGGCTTTATCGGTGAACCAATTTAAACATTAA
- a CDS encoding MarR family transcriptional regulator — protein sequence MRFSYTQEETDQALALFRVFAKAFKSISEHSIRDSKEHGFNPTEFAVLELLYTKGAQKLQQIGTRLLLVSGNVTYVIDKLEKNQYIVREQDPRDKRSIYAKLTQKGEEYMDEIYPIHALRITRAFSGLSSEEQEQLNQLLKKAGLHSQHLLFR from the coding sequence ATGAGATTTTCTTACACGCAAGAAGAAACGGATCAAGCATTGGCTCTGTTCAGGGTATTTGCGAAAGCGTTTAAAAGCATCTCGGAGCATTCGATCAGGGATAGCAAAGAACATGGGTTTAATCCGACTGAATTTGCTGTGCTGGAATTGCTTTATACAAAGGGGGCCCAAAAGCTTCAGCAGATTGGCACACGTCTCTTGCTTGTCAGCGGGAATGTCACCTATGTGATCGATAAGCTGGAAAAAAATCAATACATTGTCCGTGAACAGGATCCGCGGGACAAGCGGTCTATTTATGCAAAGCTGACTCAAAAAGGGGAGGAATATATGGATGAAATCTATCCCATTCATGCACTCCGTATCACTCGCGCTTTCTCAGGACTTTCAAGCGAGGAGCAGGAACAGCTGAATCAGCTTCTTAAGAAAGCTGGCTTGCACAGTCAGCATTTGCTTTTCAGGTAA
- a CDS encoding MerR family transcriptional regulator, protein MQEERSYKDKKVISIGTVSELTGLSVRQIRYYEERQLISPQRSSKGTRKYSFSDVERLMNIADLREEGVQTTEILKDIRRKEEKMNNNQAHLRKKMLQGQLNAHFQYKSN, encoded by the coding sequence TTGCAAGAAGAGCGGTCTTACAAGGATAAAAAAGTCATCTCAATCGGGACAGTGAGCGAGCTTACGGGTCTGTCAGTCAGACAAATCCGCTATTATGAAGAACGGCAGCTGATTTCTCCCCAGCGAAGCTCAAAAGGAACAAGGAAGTATTCATTCTCTGACGTGGAAAGGCTGATGAACATAGCCGACCTCAGAGAAGAGGGTGTCCAGACGACCGAAATTCTGAAGGATATAAGAAGGAAAGAAGAAAAGATGAATAACAATCAGGCCCACCTCCGCAAAAAAATGCTCCAGGGGCAGCTGAATGCTCATTTCCAATATAAGAGCAACTAA
- a CDS encoding aspartyl-phosphate phosphatase Spo0E family protein, whose translation MNLYESVVEKYRQRMVEVAGKHGYTAKETVRASQDLDKLLNMSTHPMRQGTVRNYENIHYSIKKS comes from the coding sequence TTGAACCTTTATGAATCGGTTGTGGAAAAATATCGACAAAGAATGGTAGAAGTAGCCGGAAAACATGGGTATACTGCGAAAGAAACGGTGAGAGCAAGCCAGGATTTGGATAAGCTTCTTAATATGAGCACCCATCCGATGCGGCAGGGCACTGTCCGTAATTATGAAAACATCCATTATTCAATAAAAAAGAGCTGA
- a CDS encoding transcriptional regulator SplA domain-containing protein: MDHSENEKQVLNIDYPQLVQHPKNKDGMALFLKESYHLLSSDDLESPPHDEQN, from the coding sequence ATGGATCATTCAGAAAATGAAAAACAGGTGCTGAACATTGATTATCCGCAGCTCGTACAGCACCCTAAAAATAAAGACGGAATGGCATTGTTTTTAAAAGAGTCCTATCATCTGCTATCATCAGACGATCTGGAATCGCCCCCACATGATGAACAAAATTGA
- the mgtE gene encoding magnesium transporter produces the protein MVKNMTYDEILLRIILLLRDGKRKEFRDLIEELQPYDMASIFKEMPEKHYARFLSFLNVDDITALMQELERPFQLALFNKVGKVKGVQVMNKMDNDDLAQLLEELEPELKDQLLSSMEQEESEAVQTLMNYPAETAGRIMTNRFVWIPQHFTVWDAVVKLKAFAEIAEAINYLYVINEQKQLVGVVSYRDLILGEREELIEDIMYTRVISIKADADQEEVARLIERYDFLALPVVEEDHVLVGIVTVDDVIDIVIQEANEDYEKFAASGKAIDFETKALTAAYRRLPWLILLLFIGLVSGSIISFFESTLNRVVALAFFMPMIAGMTGNTGTQSLAVVVRGLAQNDLDSKMVFRLIFRELRVGLLIGVVCGILITGIAVIWQGNPLLGLVVGSSLFFTLIIGTMAGTIIPILLDRMKIDPAIASGPLITTLNDILSLLIYFGIATAFLQHIQ, from the coding sequence ATGGTGAAAAACATGACATACGACGAAATTCTTCTTCGCATCATTCTGCTTCTTCGGGATGGAAAGCGAAAAGAATTCCGGGATTTAATAGAAGAACTGCAGCCATATGATATGGCCAGCATTTTTAAGGAAATGCCGGAAAAGCATTATGCCCGCTTTTTATCGTTTTTGAACGTAGATGATATTACAGCACTTATGCAGGAACTGGAACGCCCTTTTCAGCTCGCGCTTTTTAATAAAGTCGGAAAGGTGAAGGGTGTCCAAGTCATGAACAAGATGGACAATGATGACTTGGCCCAGCTGCTCGAGGAGCTTGAGCCGGAGCTTAAGGACCAGCTCCTTTCAAGCATGGAGCAGGAAGAATCCGAGGCGGTTCAAACGCTGATGAATTATCCGGCTGAAACTGCAGGGCGGATTATGACGAACCGTTTCGTATGGATTCCACAGCACTTCACTGTATGGGATGCAGTCGTCAAACTAAAGGCGTTTGCTGAAATTGCAGAAGCCATCAACTACCTTTATGTCATCAACGAACAAAAGCAGCTTGTAGGTGTAGTCTCCTACCGCGATTTAATCCTTGGGGAGCGGGAAGAACTGATTGAAGATATTATGTACACCCGGGTCATCTCCATTAAAGCGGATGCCGATCAGGAAGAAGTAGCCCGGCTCATTGAGCGCTATGACTTCCTCGCACTGCCGGTCGTGGAAGAAGATCATGTTCTTGTAGGGATTGTAACAGTAGATGACGTCATTGATATTGTTATTCAGGAAGCCAATGAAGATTATGAAAAATTTGCCGCATCCGGTAAAGCTATTGATTTTGAAACAAAAGCTTTAACGGCAGCGTACAGAAGGCTGCCGTGGCTGATTTTGCTGTTATTTATCGGTCTTGTGTCCGGGAGTATCATCAGCTTTTTTGAAAGCACATTAAACAGAGTCGTCGCTCTCGCCTTTTTCATGCCGATGATTGCAGGGATGACCGGGAATACCGGCACACAGTCATTGGCGGTCGTCGTAAGGGGCCTTGCACAAAATGACCTGGATTCGAAAATGGTATTCCGGCTTATTTTCAGGGAGCTGCGCGTCGGTTTATTGATCGGGGTCGTGTGCGGGATTCTGATTACCGGAATTGCTGTGATTTGGCAGGGGAATCCGCTTCTTGGTCTTGTTGTCGGATCCTCTCTTTTCTTCACGCTTATTATCGGTACGATGGCGGGAACCATTATCCCCATCCTGCTTGACCGGATGAAAATTGACCCTGCGATTGCTTCCGGGCCTCTCATTACAACATTAAATGATATTTTATCGCTGCTCATTTATTTTGGAATTGCTACCGCCTTTTTGCAGCATATCCAATAA
- a CDS encoding Ku protein, whose product MHTMWKGSIRFGLVTIPVKLYAATEDKDVKLRSLHKDCGTPIKYEKKCPNCDRPLESGDIVKGYEYVKGKYVILTEEDMKELKKEHEDKAVEILDFVKLEDIDPIYYNRSYFLGPGENGSKAYALLREALLKSGKIGLAEMTIRSKQQMAVVRVYKNCLVMETIHYPDEVRSADEVPSVPDSADIQEKELDTAMMLIDQMTANFDPEQYKDDYREAMLRLIQSKIDQNEGTAAPSDAPRKNVVDLMSQLQASIEKSKKNVAGKEKDPQSKAEGSPSSTGKKKRTARKKA is encoded by the coding sequence ATGCATACGATGTGGAAAGGTTCCATCCGGTTTGGCTTAGTTACCATCCCGGTCAAGCTTTATGCAGCTACAGAGGATAAAGATGTAAAACTGAGAAGTCTTCATAAAGATTGCGGAACGCCGATTAAGTATGAAAAAAAATGCCCAAACTGCGACCGTCCGCTAGAATCAGGTGACATTGTCAAAGGATATGAGTATGTAAAAGGAAAATATGTGATCTTGACCGAGGAAGATATGAAAGAACTGAAAAAGGAACATGAAGATAAGGCGGTTGAAATTTTGGATTTCGTTAAGCTTGAGGATATTGATCCCATCTACTATAACCGCAGCTATTTTTTAGGGCCTGGAGAAAACGGTTCAAAAGCCTATGCATTATTGAGAGAAGCCCTGCTGAAATCGGGGAAAATCGGCCTTGCCGAGATGACGATCCGCTCCAAGCAGCAAATGGCCGTCGTGAGAGTGTATAAAAATTGTCTAGTGATGGAAACCATTCATTATCCCGATGAAGTACGTTCTGCCGATGAAGTTCCCTCAGTTCCGGATTCTGCGGATATTCAGGAAAAAGAACTTGATACAGCCATGATGCTCATTGACCAGATGACGGCAAATTTCGACCCGGAACAATATAAGGACGACTACCGGGAAGCAATGCTTCGTCTAATCCAAAGCAAAATCGACCAAAACGAAGGAACTGCCGCCCCATCCGATGCACCGCGGAAAAATGTTGTCGACTTGATGAGCCAGCTGCAGGCGAGCATTGAGAAATCGAAAAAGAATGTGGCTGGAAAAGAGAAAGACCCTCAGTCAAAAGCCGAGGGAAGTCCTTCTTCAACAGGAAAGAAAAAACGTACAGCGAGGAAAAAGGCTTAA
- a CDS encoding HAD family hydrolase produces MKKAVFLDRDGVINEVLSDRVKFVNRPEQFYLLDHAGEAVKLLNDSGYLVFVVTNQGGVGLGLMTEEALKEVHEEMVRQIAEKGGMIHGTVCCTHAPKSGCACRKPEPGMILSLADRYHVNLAASYMIGDREADITAGKRAGVPTILIGEEAGFADAQFPSLWEAAQWIVHKN; encoded by the coding sequence ATGAAAAAAGCTGTTTTTCTCGATCGGGATGGAGTCATTAATGAAGTTTTGTCCGATCGTGTAAAATTTGTGAATCGCCCGGAGCAGTTTTATTTACTCGATCATGCAGGCGAGGCCGTTAAACTTTTAAATGATAGCGGCTATCTGGTGTTCGTTGTTACAAATCAGGGCGGTGTGGGACTAGGGCTTATGACTGAAGAGGCACTGAAAGAAGTGCACGAAGAAATGGTCCGGCAAATCGCGGAAAAGGGAGGGATGATTCACGGCACCGTTTGCTGTACACATGCTCCAAAAAGCGGATGTGCATGCAGAAAGCCGGAGCCGGGTATGATTCTTTCCCTTGCAGACCGGTATCATGTGAACCTTGCCGCCTCTTATATGATTGGGGACCGGGAAGCCGACATCACAGCCGGCAAAAGGGCAGGCGTCCCCACTATTCTCATTGGAGAAGAAGCGGGTTTTGCTGATGCGCAGTTTCCTTCTTTATGGGAGGCGGCGCAATGGATTGTCCATAAAAATTAA
- a CDS encoding Fur-regulated basic protein FbpA: MSKLLKFALEEQRNYYAQKLLAIGVYNNDVLQRMTISELKNEYVYFYHSIPAIKRKPAP; encoded by the coding sequence ATGAGCAAACTCCTGAAATTTGCCCTTGAAGAACAGAGAAATTATTATGCACAAAAGCTCCTTGCAATTGGGGTTTATAATAACGATGTGCTGCAGAGGATGACGATTTCTGAACTGAAAAATGAATATGTCTATTTTTATCATAGCATTCCGGCCATTAAACGAAAACCAGCGCCATAA
- a CDS encoding DNA ligase D has protein sequence MLPVLSSKSPSGSDWVYEVKYDGFRAILYIDESSISLVSRNGKDLLHAFPEIYEFVQQHRYKLNPFLPLTLDGELVSLCHPFASDFQKLQIRGRLKSAAKIKQASTNEPCRLLIFDILLLHGKPKHDEIYSSRKAELEDFFQKTGFPLSPSGEAEELIQMIPFYPNCDSLWDKVQLFGGEGIVAKNLRGKWLAGKRTESWKKVKNYRSATLFITGYDEENGYFETGLFRDGLIYSPGSFSHGLQGKDREALIQIVKKNASETSKAFIKIEPAICVRIHFLSFYKERLREPSFAGFDFQSAPEKCTWEHFQLDAAPLHSDVQVTHPDKPIWKSPAVTKLQYLLYLLKIAPYLLPLLKDRVLTLIRYPHGSGGEQFYQKNKPDYAPSFIQSAVHEGIDYMTCRHLSDLIWLGNQLALEFHVPFERISEKKPMEIVFDLDPPDRNAFHLAVSAAMQLEILFKEFGLVSFPKLSGGKGIQIHIPLSGNLLTYEDTRTFTSFIADYLTRKFPDAFTTERLKKHRAGRLYIDYLQHGEGKTIIAPYSPRGAEGACVAAPLLWEEVTDNLSPSDFTVFTVFDHLIKRGCPFENYLNSPQDETVSNVIAFIRKNLP, from the coding sequence ATGCTCCCTGTTCTTTCTTCCAAGTCGCCCTCCGGTTCTGACTGGGTCTACGAAGTGAAGTATGACGGCTTTCGGGCCATCTTATACATAGATGAATCGTCCATTTCACTGGTCAGCAGAAATGGGAAGGATTTGCTTCATGCTTTTCCGGAGATCTATGAGTTTGTCCAGCAACATAGATACAAACTCAATCCGTTTCTTCCATTGACTCTTGATGGAGAACTTGTTTCTCTTTGTCATCCTTTTGCATCCGATTTTCAAAAGCTTCAAATCCGCGGACGTCTGAAATCAGCTGCCAAAATCAAACAGGCCTCTACCAATGAGCCGTGCAGACTGCTTATATTTGATATCCTCTTACTTCATGGAAAACCGAAGCATGATGAAATCTATTCATCAAGAAAAGCAGAGCTTGAAGACTTCTTTCAAAAAACCGGGTTTCCTCTCTCTCCATCCGGGGAGGCTGAGGAATTGATCCAAATGATACCTTTTTATCCTAATTGCGACTCCTTATGGGATAAAGTTCAGCTTTTCGGAGGGGAAGGAATTGTAGCAAAGAATCTTAGGGGAAAATGGCTGGCTGGAAAGAGAACGGAATCCTGGAAAAAAGTAAAAAACTACAGATCGGCCACGCTATTCATCACGGGCTATGATGAAGAAAACGGATACTTCGAAACTGGTTTGTTCCGCGACGGGCTGATCTACTCTCCCGGTTCCTTTTCGCATGGACTGCAAGGAAAGGATCGGGAAGCCCTTATCCAGATTGTAAAAAAAAATGCTTCAGAAACGAGCAAAGCTTTCATCAAAATCGAACCTGCCATTTGCGTTCGCATTCACTTCCTTTCCTTTTATAAGGAACGTTTGAGGGAACCATCATTTGCGGGCTTTGATTTTCAATCAGCTCCCGAAAAGTGCACATGGGAACACTTTCAGCTGGATGCTGCCCCGCTGCACAGCGACGTTCAGGTCACCCATCCTGACAAACCAATATGGAAAAGCCCGGCTGTCACTAAGCTCCAGTATCTTCTATACCTCTTAAAGATTGCTCCTTATTTGCTTCCGCTGCTGAAGGACAGAGTTCTGACTTTGATTCGGTATCCGCATGGATCCGGCGGAGAACAATTTTACCAGAAGAACAAACCTGATTATGCTCCGTCCTTTATTCAATCCGCTGTGCATGAAGGCATTGACTATATGACGTGCAGACACCTCTCCGATTTGATTTGGCTCGGAAATCAGCTCGCTCTTGAATTTCACGTTCCTTTCGAGCGAATTTCAGAGAAGAAGCCGATGGAAATCGTATTTGACCTCGATCCTCCGGACAGAAATGCATTTCACCTTGCTGTATCCGCAGCCATGCAACTCGAAATACTTTTTAAGGAATTCGGCCTTGTTTCTTTTCCGAAACTGTCCGGAGGAAAAGGAATTCAAATACATATTCCTTTATCGGGTAATCTTCTGACTTATGAAGATACCCGTACGTTTACATCGTTTATAGCCGATTACCTGACAAGAAAATTTCCGGATGCCTTCACGACCGAACGGTTAAAAAAGCACCGGGCCGGCCGGCTGTATATTGATTATCTGCAGCACGGAGAAGGGAAAACCATCATTGCCCCCTATTCACCGAGAGGAGCGGAAGGAGCCTGTGTAGCCGCACCCCTTTTATGGGAAGAAGTGACAGACAATCTGTCACCTTCGGATTTTACCGTTTTTACTGTTTTTGACCATCTCATAAAAAGAGGCTGCCCCTTTGAGAATTATCTGAATAGCCCTCAAGATGAGACAGTCTCTAACGTGATTGCATTTATCCGGAAAAATCTGCCCTGA
- a CDS encoding bifunctional diguanylate cyclase/phosphodiesterase produces MTSSLPEYSEYSKPVQERDNSFEFLYKYHRDAILRLDCQGMILYANDSACSLFGMDRHSLEGHMCSNLMTHNEWSQTEALIKGAEESLLPNECDVLTQKGRVCAVTAFPILANKKVSGFFLNYHDMTEMRRAEEKIAHSSYYDELTKLPNDRLVMKKLEKITSEEIVRTAIIKVNIDRFKYINEMFGKKTGDAIIRQVGQELRKLVPKQYFVGRFFNDEFVVIVESLEDTEFFYSIASELARGFKKRYLSEEQEYHVKVSFGVAIYPDHGTNPDLLLKKSDLALRISKESPLGTYSEEKSQAIERRYYLQKELMHALKRNEFLLYYQPQYDTRTKHITGMEVLLRWKHPELGIVSPAEFIPIAEETGLIIEIGKWSMQEACRQLRYWQQTACPTLRLSMNLSVKQFYQPDLVPMVSSVLEENGIIPDHFELEFTESLSMHNSDTFLRTIRELKNINIHLSIDDFGTGYSSLSYLTQLPLDKIKIDRSFVQKMLSSKQDEIVIKAIIGLAENLGLQMIAEGVESQTQAAFLEAHGCHHMQGFLFSRPLPQEQITEMLGKQYIS; encoded by the coding sequence ATGACGTCAAGTCTTCCTGAATACAGTGAATACAGCAAACCGGTTCAGGAGCGAGATAACTCCTTTGAATTTTTATATAAGTATCATCGGGACGCTATTTTGCGACTGGATTGCCAGGGGATGATCCTGTACGCAAATGATTCTGCATGCAGTTTATTTGGCATGGACCGTCACTCATTAGAGGGCCATATGTGCTCTAATTTGATGACACATAATGAATGGAGCCAAACGGAGGCACTGATCAAAGGGGCGGAAGAGTCCCTCCTGCCGAACGAGTGCGACGTTTTGACCCAAAAGGGCAGGGTGTGTGCGGTGACCGCCTTTCCTATTTTGGCGAACAAGAAGGTAAGCGGTTTTTTCCTTAATTATCATGATATGACAGAGATGAGAAGGGCTGAAGAAAAAATAGCGCATTCTTCTTATTATGATGAATTGACGAAGCTTCCCAATGACCGCCTTGTCATGAAGAAATTAGAAAAGATTACATCTGAAGAAATTGTCCGGACGGCGATTATCAAGGTCAATATAGACCGGTTTAAATACATCAATGAAATGTTTGGAAAGAAAACGGGAGATGCCATCATCCGCCAGGTGGGGCAGGAGCTGAGAAAACTTGTTCCTAAACAATATTTTGTAGGCCGTTTTTTTAATGATGAATTTGTGGTCATTGTAGAAAGTTTAGAGGATACCGAGTTTTTCTACAGCATCGCGAGCGAATTGGCGAGGGGATTTAAAAAGCGTTATCTGTCAGAGGAACAGGAGTACCATGTTAAAGTCAGCTTCGGGGTAGCGATTTACCCGGATCATGGAACGAATCCGGATCTCCTTCTTAAAAAAAGCGATTTGGCTTTAAGAATCAGCAAAGAATCTCCGCTCGGAACGTACAGCGAAGAGAAGAGCCAGGCGATTGAACGGCGCTATTATTTACAGAAGGAACTTATGCATGCACTGAAGCGGAATGAATTCCTTCTGTACTATCAGCCGCAGTATGATACAAGAACCAAGCACATTACCGGAATGGAAGTCCTTTTGCGATGGAAGCACCCGGAGCTTGGCATCGTTTCGCCTGCAGAGTTCATTCCCATCGCAGAAGAAACCGGTTTGATTATTGAAATCGGCAAATGGAGCATGCAGGAAGCCTGCCGCCAGCTCAGGTATTGGCAGCAGACAGCATGTCCGACATTAAGGCTGAGTATGAATCTGTCCGTTAAACAATTTTATCAGCCGGATCTTGTTCCAATGGTATCAAGTGTCCTTGAAGAGAACGGCATTATTCCGGATCATTTTGAGCTGGAATTTACGGAAAGCCTTTCGATGCACAACAGCGATACATTTCTTAGAACGATCCGTGAGCTGAAAAATATCAATATACATTTGAGTATCGATGATTTTGGGACAGGCTACAGCTCATTAAGCTATTTGACACAGCTTCCTCTGGATAAAATAAAAATTGACCGGAGTTTTGTGCAGAAAATGCTGAGCAGCAAGCAGGACGAGATTGTCATTAAAGCAATTATCGGTCTCGCAGAAAATTTAGGGCTTCAGATGATTGCTGAAGGGGTAGAGTCTCAAACCCAGGCCGCATTTTTGGAAGCACACGGTTGCCACCATATGCAGGGCTTTTTGTTCAGCAGGCCTCTGCCGCAGGAACAGATTACAGAAATGCTTGGAAAACAATACATCTCTTAA